From the genome of Streptomyces sp. NBC_01260, one region includes:
- a CDS encoding peptidase C14, which produces MSANASSRRNLLRASGLAGLVMAGSAVATAPAQAAPAHTGDVLRLDTVAELRALNTKPLDHGTQILLAGYHTPGDGGAMALRWDKKSTTAHNGGTVIAPTHTSKTGRWHQLHTGTLDFRTFGHHDATTPADAALDAMIADPTVHRIEAHTDLLLTKRHLWNRSNIELDFGGHHLHTEGIEKNTHDNPFGAVLSFRGTPTNTTVTHTLSGKVIELTDTFPVPDAKAFAVGQWWSVQVGPVKGGGGDERELQKLVEITEIIDAGHIRIGYLNGWELAEGRTLTWTRIEPVRNTHIRNMVFEGAGPDEYTGSHPVSFEYAVGCDVSGIHATGTFWPVIMRRWCTRFRTEDCSLKNPPTVEYGGAGYLTQQIYCLYGRVADCTTSNVRHLNDLTASAYCTVVNCHGDGDDAGGNPFTTHGQYEHDLLFDGNSGLMDIANSGAQWGISAKRITVRRHVCSWFTANTKITDLTLEDITVIARPTFDQAGTLTVNADGAQVRGCTAKTFAVAQRSDRSTRPTTISDCSFEPPAGAVLVQTPVTAPVHFVRCTFKGVDGLVLRGAGPVHLTDCTVTGADDAAPLSVGSADLRVDGGTYHNTGIELSGVRDQRITVTGGTRLTGGNKTKALLGRAAGSGSTTWDLTGLSSTASGADTAHVRIADGTNHYAATGSRFTGGVLHLAPDALDSVLHTSCVEDGTRRSAMPEDGDRVRTDGNLIL; this is translated from the coding sequence ATGTCCGCCAACGCATCGTCCCGCCGGAATCTGTTGCGGGCCTCGGGTCTCGCCGGTCTGGTCATGGCCGGTTCGGCCGTGGCCACCGCCCCGGCCCAGGCCGCACCCGCACACACCGGCGACGTACTGCGCCTCGACACCGTCGCCGAACTGCGCGCCCTGAACACCAAGCCGCTCGACCACGGCACCCAGATCCTCCTCGCCGGCTACCACACCCCCGGCGACGGCGGCGCGATGGCCCTGCGCTGGGACAAGAAGTCCACCACCGCCCACAACGGCGGCACCGTCATCGCACCCACCCACACCAGCAAGACCGGCCGCTGGCACCAGCTCCACACCGGCACCCTCGACTTCCGCACCTTCGGCCACCACGACGCCACCACACCCGCCGACGCCGCACTCGACGCGATGATCGCCGACCCCACCGTCCACCGCATCGAAGCCCACACCGACCTCCTCCTCACCAAACGCCACCTCTGGAACCGCTCCAACATCGAACTCGACTTCGGCGGCCACCATCTCCACACCGAAGGCATCGAGAAGAACACCCACGACAACCCCTTCGGCGCCGTCCTCTCCTTCCGCGGCACCCCCACGAACACCACCGTCACCCACACGCTCTCCGGCAAGGTCATCGAACTCACCGACACCTTCCCGGTCCCCGACGCGAAGGCGTTCGCGGTCGGCCAGTGGTGGTCCGTGCAGGTCGGCCCGGTCAAGGGCGGCGGCGGTGACGAACGCGAGCTGCAGAAGCTGGTCGAGATCACCGAGATCATCGACGCGGGCCACATCCGGATCGGCTACCTCAACGGCTGGGAACTCGCCGAGGGCCGCACGCTCACCTGGACCCGCATCGAGCCGGTCCGAAACACCCACATCCGCAACATGGTCTTCGAGGGCGCGGGACCCGACGAGTACACCGGCTCCCACCCCGTCAGCTTCGAGTACGCGGTCGGCTGCGACGTCTCCGGCATCCACGCCACCGGTACGTTCTGGCCGGTCATCATGCGCCGCTGGTGCACCCGCTTCCGTACCGAGGACTGCTCGCTGAAGAACCCGCCCACCGTCGAGTACGGCGGCGCGGGCTACCTCACCCAGCAGATCTACTGCCTGTACGGTCGGGTCGCCGACTGCACGACGAGCAATGTGCGCCATCTCAACGACCTCACCGCCTCCGCCTACTGCACCGTCGTGAACTGTCACGGCGACGGCGACGACGCGGGCGGCAACCCGTTCACCACCCACGGCCAGTACGAGCACGATCTGCTCTTCGACGGCAACTCAGGGCTGATGGACATCGCGAACTCGGGTGCCCAGTGGGGCATTTCCGCCAAGCGGATCACCGTGCGCAGACATGTCTGCTCCTGGTTCACCGCCAACACGAAGATCACCGATCTGACCCTCGAAGACATTACGGTGATCGCGCGCCCGACCTTCGACCAGGCCGGCACCCTGACCGTGAACGCCGACGGGGCCCAGGTGCGCGGCTGCACCGCGAAGACCTTCGCGGTCGCCCAGCGCTCGGACCGCTCCACCCGGCCGACCACCATCAGCGACTGCTCCTTCGAACCGCCCGCCGGCGCCGTCCTCGTCCAGACCCCGGTCACCGCACCCGTCCACTTCGTGCGCTGCACGTTCAAGGGCGTCGACGGCCTCGTCCTGCGCGGTGCGGGCCCCGTCCACCTCACCGACTGCACCGTCACCGGCGCCGACGACGCGGCCCCCCTCTCGGTCGGGTCGGCGGATCTGCGGGTCGACGGCGGTACCTACCACAACACCGGCATCGAACTCAGCGGTGTGCGCGACCAGCGGATCACCGTCACCGGCGGCACCCGGCTCACCGGCGGAAACAAGACCAAGGCGCTGCTCGGCCGGGCGGCCGGCTCCGGGAGCACGACCTGGGACCTCACCGGTCTCAGCAGCACCGCCTCCGGAGCGGACACCGCGCATGTCCGGATCGCCGACGGCACGAACCACTACGCGGCGACCGGGAGCCGCTTCACCGGCGGCGTCCTCCACCTCGCCCCGGACGCCCTGGACTCGGTCCTGCACACCTCGTGCGTGGAGGACGGCACGCGGCGCAGCGCGATGCCCGAGGACGGCGACCGGGTGCGCACCGACGGGAACCTGATCCTGTGA
- a CDS encoding GNAT family N-acetyltransferase, giving the protein MSATVRTATAADDPALSALWKRCFESPHLAALHALDPDRHRHTFVAQNDAGDGIDAVVVYVPRLIRDADGTPQRVGGIGSVATRPESRGQGLVRRLLVAAERTMTAEQCAWSLLFTGTPGVYRGSGWQEFASTYTEGTLVPSPADTSAAGAFRVRGATARDAVEVAALHHAYNAKRALSSLRAPDDWAVRVPAWYGTIDRSLVAQDPVSGAIAGWMVAGHEGDCVQVREFAGSDECLGSLLAAVGSRGRAAGLTLARVRIPVTPGVRAALPGLLTDARQVTEHVGMARPLHATAESVRATVTAPGAVHWYGDCF; this is encoded by the coding sequence GTGAGCGCCACCGTCCGCACCGCCACCGCGGCCGACGATCCGGCCCTGTCCGCCCTGTGGAAGCGGTGCTTCGAGTCCCCGCACCTCGCCGCCCTGCACGCGCTCGACCCGGACCGCCACCGGCACACGTTCGTCGCGCAGAACGACGCGGGGGACGGCATCGACGCGGTTGTCGTCTATGTACCGAGGCTGATCCGGGACGCGGACGGCACCCCGCAGCGCGTCGGCGGGATCGGCAGCGTGGCGACCCGCCCCGAATCCCGGGGACAGGGGCTGGTGCGACGGCTGCTGGTGGCGGCGGAGCGCACCATGACGGCCGAACAGTGCGCCTGGTCCCTGCTGTTCACCGGCACGCCCGGCGTCTACCGGGGCTCGGGGTGGCAGGAGTTCGCGAGCACGTACACCGAGGGGACGCTCGTCCCCTCGCCCGCCGACACGTCCGCCGCAGGGGCGTTCCGGGTCCGTGGCGCCACCGCGCGGGACGCCGTGGAGGTGGCCGCGCTGCACCACGCGTACAACGCGAAGCGGGCGCTCAGCTCGCTGCGGGCCCCCGATGACTGGGCGGTGCGCGTCCCCGCCTGGTACGGCACGATCGACCGGTCGCTCGTGGCGCAGGATCCCGTTTCGGGCGCGATCGCCGGCTGGATGGTGGCCGGGCACGAAGGGGACTGCGTGCAGGTGCGCGAGTTCGCGGGATCGGACGAGTGCCTGGGGTCGCTGCTCGCCGCCGTCGGCTCCCGGGGCCGGGCGGCGGGGCTGACCCTGGCCCGGGTCCGGATTCCCGTCACTCCCGGCGTGCGGGCCGCGCTCCCCGGCCTGCTGACGGACGCCCGGCAGGTGACGGAACACGTGGGGATGGCACGGCCGCTGCACGCCACGGCGGAGTCGGTGCGGGCCACGGTCACGGCGCCCGGCGCGGTCCACTGGTACGGCGACTGCTTCTGA
- a CDS encoding glycoside hydrolase family 6 protein, protein MVVVASAVVAVGTAAGVISAVAGEGERATARPGTTASPTVAPLPAVPSATTTPDRPASSAPAAPQPPRSREPAPPRASRSAAVPSGGRLYRHPGSQVLDWVAGHRSDPRRPLIEARIAARPAAVWFAAHNPGAVTGQVRSVTAAAAGAGRTPVLVPYAIPDRDCGGASQGGAPDLGAYDAWMRQFAAGLGDGPVIVILEPDAIALSDCLPTGERAARNASLARAGRVLHAANPRARVYFDGGHSGWHPASEQAAALRAAGAADSGDGIFTNVSNFHRTADEADYARRVLAALGGPARLGAVIDTSRNGNGAPKAGQWCDPEGRALGTAPTTDTGQARIDACLWVKLPGESDGCKGAAGSFSPDYAYQLATG, encoded by the coding sequence ATGGTCGTCGTCGCCTCCGCGGTGGTGGCCGTCGGTACGGCGGCCGGGGTGATCTCGGCCGTCGCGGGGGAGGGGGAGCGGGCCACCGCCCGCCCCGGCACCACCGCGTCGCCGACCGTGGCACCGCTGCCCGCGGTGCCCAGCGCGACGACGACGCCGGACCGGCCGGCCTCATCGGCGCCCGCCGCCCCGCAGCCGCCCCGGTCGCGGGAGCCGGCCCCGCCGCGGGCGTCCCGCAGCGCTGCCGTCCCGTCCGGCGGCCGGCTCTACCGCCACCCCGGCTCCCAGGTCCTGGACTGGGTCGCCGGTCACCGGAGCGACCCGCGGCGCCCGTTGATCGAGGCCCGGATCGCGGCCCGCCCCGCCGCCGTCTGGTTCGCCGCCCACAACCCGGGGGCCGTCACCGGGCAGGTCCGGTCGGTGACCGCGGCAGCGGCCGGGGCGGGCCGGACCCCGGTGCTGGTGCCGTACGCCATCCCCGACCGGGACTGCGGGGGAGCCTCGCAGGGCGGTGCGCCGGACCTGGGCGCGTACGACGCGTGGATGCGGCAGTTCGCGGCAGGGCTCGGCGACGGGCCGGTGATCGTGATCCTGGAGCCGGACGCCATCGCGCTCTCCGACTGCCTCCCGACCGGTGAAAGGGCGGCGCGCAACGCGTCGCTGGCCCGCGCGGGCCGCGTCCTGCACGCGGCGAATCCGAGGGCCAGGGTCTACTTCGACGGCGGCCACTCGGGATGGCACCCGGCCTCGGAACAGGCCGCCGCGCTGCGGGCGGCGGGTGCGGCGGACAGCGGCGACGGCATCTTCACCAATGTGTCGAACTTCCACCGCACGGCGGATGAGGCCGACTACGCCCGCCGGGTGCTGGCCGCGCTCGGCGGTCCGGCGCGGCTCGGTGCCGTCATCGACACCAGCCGCAACGGCAACGGTGCGCCGAAGGCGGGGCAGTGGTGCGATCCCGAGGGCCGGGCGCTCGGCACGGCGCCCACGACCGACACCGGGCAGGCCCGGATCGACGCCTGTCTGTGGGTGAAGCTGCCGGGCGAGTCCGACGGCTGCAAGGGGGCCGCCGGCTCCTTCAGCCCCGACTACGCGTACCAACTGGCCACGGGCTGA
- a CDS encoding uracil-xanthine permease family protein, whose translation MGLGVRWTLHGDGKTPAPGAVVRPDERLSWPRTFGLGAQHVVAMFGASFVAPVLMGLDPNLAIMMSGVATAIFLLATRGQVPSYLGCSLSFVGVAATIRASGGSSAVVTGAVFVVGAVLFLAGLAVQRFGARIIHAAMPPVVTGAVVMLIGFNLAPVTASTYWPQDQWTALLVMLFTALAVVCLRGFLSRIAIFLGLVFGYVLSWVLDQVFGKIHSPAGGAEAVDHWRLDLSGVSKADWIGLPAFHAPNFEWSAILVALPVVIALIAENAGHVKAVGEMTGRSLDGKLGTAIAADGAASMLSTALGGPPNTTYSENIGVMAATRVYSTAAYWAAACFALLFGLCPKFGAVVAAIPGGVLGGITVILYGMIGLLGAQIWLNAKVDLRNPLNLVPAAAGIIIGVGGVSLKVSDNFELSGIALGTIVVITGYHVLRAFAPAHLKTQEPLLDSGTSDYDEKPPADGA comes from the coding sequence ATGGGCCTCGGCGTGCGCTGGACCTTGCACGGCGACGGGAAGACCCCGGCACCGGGAGCCGTGGTCCGCCCGGACGAACGGCTCTCCTGGCCGCGTACGTTCGGGCTCGGCGCCCAGCACGTGGTGGCGATGTTCGGGGCCTCGTTCGTCGCCCCGGTACTCATGGGTCTCGACCCGAACCTGGCGATCATGATGTCGGGTGTCGCGACGGCCATCTTCCTGCTGGCCACGCGTGGGCAGGTGCCCAGCTATCTGGGCTGCTCGCTCTCGTTCGTCGGGGTCGCCGCGACGATCCGGGCCAGTGGCGGCAGCAGTGCCGTGGTCACCGGTGCGGTCTTCGTGGTCGGTGCGGTGCTCTTCCTCGCCGGTCTCGCGGTGCAGCGGTTCGGCGCGCGCATCATCCATGCGGCGATGCCACCGGTGGTGACGGGTGCGGTCGTCATGCTGATCGGCTTCAACCTGGCGCCGGTGACCGCGTCGACCTACTGGCCGCAGGACCAGTGGACGGCCCTGCTGGTGATGCTGTTCACCGCACTCGCCGTGGTCTGTCTGCGCGGTTTCCTCTCCCGGATCGCGATCTTCCTCGGCCTGGTCTTCGGCTACGTCCTGTCCTGGGTTCTGGACCAGGTCTTCGGGAAGATCCACTCCCCCGCGGGCGGCGCCGAGGCCGTGGACCACTGGCGGCTGGACCTGTCGGGGGTCTCGAAGGCCGACTGGATCGGACTGCCGGCCTTCCACGCGCCGAACTTCGAGTGGTCGGCGATCCTGGTCGCACTGCCCGTCGTCATCGCGCTGATCGCCGAGAACGCCGGCCATGTGAAGGCCGTCGGCGAGATGACCGGCCGCTCCCTGGACGGCAAGCTGGGCACCGCGATCGCCGCGGACGGCGCCGCCTCGATGCTGTCGACCGCGCTGGGCGGCCCGCCGAACACGACGTACTCGGAGAACATCGGCGTGATGGCCGCGACCCGGGTGTACTCCACCGCGGCCTACTGGGCCGCCGCCTGCTTCGCCCTGCTGTTCGGCCTCTGCCCCAAGTTCGGTGCGGTGGTGGCGGCCATTCCCGGCGGGGTCCTCGGCGGTATCACGGTGATCCTCTACGGCATGATCGGCCTCCTCGGCGCCCAGATCTGGCTGAACGCCAAGGTCGATCTGCGCAACCCGCTGAACCTGGTACCGGCCGCGGCGGGCATCATCATCGGGGTCGGCGGGGTCAGCCTGAAGGTGTCCGACAACTTCGAGCTGAGCGGTATCGCGCTCGGCACCATCGTCGTGATCACCGGATACCACGTGCTGCGGGCCTTCGCGCCCGCCCATCTGAAGACCCAGGAGCCCCTGCTCGACTCGGGGACGTCCGACTACGACGAGAAGCCGCCGGCCGACGGGGCCTGA
- a CDS encoding winged helix DNA-binding domain-containing protein gives MTVLDARALNRATLARQHLLKRSDRSVSEAVAHLCGLQAQDPQEPFTGLWSRLSDFKPKQLDDALTGRVVVRTHLMRRTVHLVSADDALAWRARHDAMLRRRVLGTYRRELAGIDMDELAAAGRAVMADQRPRTMAELVQALEDRWPGPPRRVLGELLVAALIPMAQLPPRGLWHQTAGVRNLPLSTWLERDIDPVPADGSDPIGQQLLRRYLAAYGPAASADVRAWCGLAGLPAAIKAAREELVVFRDERGRELLDLPDAPRPHPDTPAPVRFLPAFDNAILGYHDRSRIIDAPHLGLSVAGHRTVLVDGRVTATWTVRDHQLHISSLRPLTALEQEAVYTEAQDLTAFLDNRIEHIQLDTEN, from the coding sequence ATGACTGTCCTTGACGCGCGTGCCCTCAATCGCGCCACCCTCGCCCGCCAGCACCTGCTCAAGCGCAGCGACAGATCCGTGTCGGAGGCTGTGGCCCATCTGTGCGGCCTGCAGGCGCAGGATCCTCAGGAACCCTTCACCGGGCTGTGGTCCCGCCTGTCCGACTTCAAACCCAAGCAGCTGGACGATGCGCTGACCGGTCGCGTGGTGGTGCGCACCCATCTGATGCGTCGCACCGTCCACCTCGTCTCCGCCGACGACGCGCTCGCCTGGCGAGCCCGCCACGACGCGATGCTGCGCCGGCGAGTGCTGGGAACCTACCGGCGCGAACTGGCCGGCATCGACATGGACGAGCTCGCCGCCGCCGGCCGCGCGGTCATGGCCGACCAGCGGCCCCGCACCATGGCCGAGCTCGTGCAAGCTCTCGAAGACCGCTGGCCCGGCCCACCACGCCGTGTCCTGGGCGAGCTGCTCGTCGCAGCCCTCATTCCCATGGCCCAACTCCCGCCCCGCGGCCTGTGGCACCAGACCGCCGGCGTACGCAACCTGCCGTTGAGTACCTGGCTGGAACGGGACATCGACCCCGTGCCCGCCGACGGCAGTGATCCCATCGGACAGCAACTGCTGCGCCGCTACCTCGCCGCGTACGGGCCCGCCGCCAGTGCGGACGTACGTGCCTGGTGTGGCCTCGCCGGCCTTCCCGCCGCCATCAAAGCCGCCCGGGAAGAACTCGTCGTCTTCCGTGACGAACGCGGCCGCGAGCTGCTCGACCTGCCCGACGCACCCCGCCCCCACCCCGACACCCCGGCCCCCGTCCGGTTCCTTCCGGCCTTCGACAACGCCATCCTCGGCTACCACGACCGCAGCCGCATCATCGACGCCCCCCACCTCGGTCTGTCCGTCGCAGGCCACCGCACCGTCCTTGTCGACGGACGGGTCACCGCCACCTGGACCGTGCGCGACCACCAACTCCACATCAGCTCCCTGCGCCCCCTCACCGCCCTGGAACAGGAGGCCGTTTACACCGAAGCCCAGGACCTGACCGCCTTCCTGGACAACCGCATCGAGCACATCCAACTCGACACCGAGAACTGA
- a CDS encoding VOC family protein, with the protein MSVTTTTHLNFRGTAREALDFYQSVFGGRTVAVTYKDAGAVRNESEADWVMWGEVAGGNGFHVMAYDVPSQLPWNQGDNPFFVSVRGDDAEEISALWGKLAEGSTIVSPLEPAQWAPLYGMLTDRFGVTWVLDVTAPYNG; encoded by the coding sequence ATGTCCGTCACGACCACCACCCACCTGAATTTCCGGGGCACCGCACGTGAGGCGCTGGACTTCTACCAGTCCGTCTTCGGCGGACGTACTGTCGCGGTCACCTACAAGGACGCGGGCGCCGTACGGAACGAGAGCGAGGCGGACTGGGTGATGTGGGGCGAGGTGGCCGGCGGCAACGGATTCCACGTCATGGCCTACGACGTGCCCTCGCAGCTGCCCTGGAACCAGGGGGACAACCCGTTCTTCGTCTCCGTGCGTGGAGACGACGCCGAGGAGATCAGTGCCCTGTGGGGCAAGCTCGCCGAGGGCTCGACCATCGTGAGTCCACTGGAGCCCGCGCAGTGGGCGCCGCTGTACGGCATGCTCACCGACCGCTTCGGCGTCACCTGGGTCCTGGACGTCACCGCTCCGTACAACGGCTGA
- a CDS encoding helix-turn-helix transcriptional regulator → MHKTSARLLALLSLLQTPRDWSGDDLAERLGITSRTVRRDIDRLRELDYPITTVKGPAGGYRLEAGTHLPPMLFDDEQAVALAVALQTAAAGTTVAEDAARALATLSQVMPPRLRHRIDLVHITAVQPPAAAGDTPQVGAQVLMALSRAIHACEELRFDYAQGPSTSADDARRVQPHHLVTWRHRWYLVAWDLHCEDWRTFRVDRIRPRTPTGPRFAPRDLPGGTVSTFVTSRFRGNDGTTTDWPCRGEVILHLPAAEVAPFAQDGVVVELGPHHCRLILGSWSWTGLAAAIGRFDTDIEVVGPPQLATAFGDLAARYAHAAGTPGPETVPAR, encoded by the coding sequence ATGCATAAAACGTCCGCGCGGCTGCTCGCGCTGCTCTCGCTCCTTCAGACGCCCCGTGACTGGTCCGGCGATGATCTCGCCGAGCGTCTCGGCATCACCTCGCGCACCGTGCGCCGTGACATCGACCGCCTGCGCGAACTCGACTACCCGATCACGACCGTCAAGGGACCGGCCGGCGGCTACCGCCTGGAGGCCGGCACTCACCTGCCGCCCATGCTGTTCGACGACGAGCAGGCCGTCGCCCTGGCCGTCGCGCTGCAGACCGCGGCGGCCGGCACCACCGTCGCCGAAGACGCTGCCCGCGCGCTGGCCACCCTCAGCCAGGTCATGCCGCCCCGCCTGCGCCACCGCATCGACCTGGTGCACATCACCGCGGTCCAACCGCCTGCGGCGGCCGGCGACACCCCCCAGGTCGGCGCTCAGGTCCTGATGGCCCTGAGCCGCGCGATTCATGCCTGCGAGGAACTGCGCTTCGACTACGCCCAGGGTCCGAGCACCTCGGCCGATGACGCCCGCCGCGTACAACCCCACCACCTGGTCACCTGGCGTCATCGCTGGTACCTGGTGGCCTGGGACCTCCACTGCGAGGACTGGCGTACCTTCCGCGTCGACCGCATCCGGCCCCGCACACCCACCGGCCCCCGCTTCGCCCCGCGCGACCTCCCCGGCGGCACCGTCTCCACCTTCGTCACCAGCCGGTTCCGCGGCAACGACGGCACCACCACCGACTGGCCCTGCCGAGGCGAAGTCATCCTCCACCTGCCGGCCGCCGAGGTCGCGCCCTTCGCCCAGGACGGAGTCGTCGTGGAACTCGGCCCCCACCACTGCCGGCTCATCCTCGGCTCCTGGTCATGGACCGGACTCGCCGCCGCCATCGGCCGCTTCGACACCGATATCGAGGTCGTCGGCCCGCCCCAACTGGCCACCGCATTCGGGGACCTCGCCGCCCGCTACGCCCACGCCGCCGGCACCCCAGGACCAGAGACCGTCCCGGCGCGGTGA
- a CDS encoding MFS transporter — translation MTTDSTATVFSTEQVRRARYAVAAVFAVHGAVTGSFATRVPWIQDHAGVSAGQLGIALAFPAIGASLAMPLAGAVSHRFGARTALRGLLMLWTLALVLPALAPNLLTLCGALLVYGASAGMSDVAMNALGVEVENRLNKSIMSGLHGMWSVGALVGSAAGTVAAHLGADARLHHTIAALVLTALGLVACRRVLDLRSEPDAQAPPRFALPPKSALIIGAVGFCAVFAEGASLDWSAIYLRDVLGSSAGLAAASTTAFALTMAVARIAGDRVVDRFGAVRTVRTGGVLATVGGVLVVTAPHAALAMCGFGLMGLGIAVVVPLAFAAAGRSGPNPSQAIAGVATITYTSGLIAPSAIGSLAEATSLIVSFGLVSVLAFGLVLGAGVLRAGDRKAVASPDAGVPSTAPAEPHP, via the coding sequence ATGACGACGGATTCCACGGCAACGGTCTTCAGCACGGAGCAGGTGAGGCGCGCCAGGTACGCCGTCGCCGCGGTCTTCGCCGTGCACGGGGCGGTGACCGGCAGCTTCGCCACCCGGGTGCCGTGGATCCAGGACCACGCGGGGGTCAGCGCCGGACAGCTCGGCATAGCCCTGGCCTTCCCGGCGATCGGCGCCTCGCTCGCGATGCCGCTGGCCGGTGCGGTCAGCCACCGTTTCGGCGCCCGGACCGCGCTGCGCGGGCTGCTGATGCTGTGGACCCTGGCACTGGTCCTGCCCGCCCTGGCCCCCAATCTGCTGACGCTGTGCGGGGCACTCCTGGTGTACGGGGCGTCGGCGGGCATGTCGGACGTGGCGATGAACGCGCTCGGGGTCGAGGTGGAGAACCGCCTCAACAAGTCGATCATGTCCGGGCTGCACGGGATGTGGAGCGTGGGCGCCCTGGTCGGTTCGGCGGCGGGCACGGTGGCCGCGCATCTGGGCGCCGACGCACGACTGCACCACACCATCGCCGCCCTCGTTCTCACCGCACTCGGCCTGGTCGCCTGCCGGCGGGTGCTGGATCTGCGCAGCGAGCCGGACGCACAGGCGCCGCCGCGCTTCGCCCTGCCGCCCAAGTCGGCCCTGATCATCGGCGCGGTGGGCTTCTGCGCGGTGTTCGCCGAGGGCGCCAGCCTGGACTGGTCGGCGATCTACCTGCGGGACGTCCTGGGCAGTTCCGCGGGTCTGGCGGCCGCGTCGACGACCGCGTTCGCGCTGACCATGGCGGTGGCCCGGATCGCCGGTGACCGGGTCGTCGACCGCTTCGGCGCGGTACGGACCGTACGGACCGGCGGCGTCCTCGCCACGGTCGGCGGGGTGCTGGTGGTCACCGCACCCCACGCGGCACTGGCGATGTGCGGGTTCGGCCTGATGGGCCTCGGCATCGCCGTGGTCGTGCCGCTCGCCTTCGCGGCGGCCGGGCGCAGCGGACCGAACCCGAGCCAAGCGATCGCGGGCGTCGCGACGATCACGTACACCTCGGGCCTGATCGCCCCGTCGGCGATCGGCTCGCTCGCCGAGGCGACCTCGCTGATCGTCTCCTTCGGCCTGGTGTCGGTGCTGGCCTTCGGGCTGGTGCTCGGAGCCGGTGTGCTGCGCGCGGGCGACCGCAAGGCCGTGGCCTCCCCGGACGCCGGTGTTCCGAGCACGGCGCCGGCCGAGCCGCACCCCTGA
- a CDS encoding ROK family transcriptional regulator: MPASPSTARAINDRLALRLLQQDGPLTATQLKTSTGLSRPTVADLVERLQGAGLIQVVGEAGAERRGPNARLYGIVADRAHLAALDVRTDSVAVVVADLLGVTLAEATLPIGSETATDDAVERAVALVERTAKRAGTAPLHSVGIGAPGLIDPVTGELRDTTGLPAWHRTLVRALQQRLPATVLVENETNLAAVAEHRVGAARDHDTFVLLWLGHGVGAAVMLDGKLRRGASGGAGEIGFLPVPGTRGIPSAVNCDGGFHSLVGSVSLCELAAAHGIAAPAGGQEPGAAAAVRSALAGTGDSEAFLDTLADRLALGAAAVVSVLDPGCVLLSGEVGRAGGDALAARVEERLAMMSPLRTEVRAGLLGGTAVLRGALLAAREAAQDALFTPAL; the protein is encoded by the coding sequence ATGCCCGCATCACCGAGCACCGCCAGGGCCATCAACGACCGGCTCGCCCTGCGGCTCCTCCAGCAGGACGGTCCGCTGACGGCCACGCAGCTGAAGACCTCGACCGGGCTCTCCCGGCCCACCGTCGCCGACCTGGTCGAACGGCTCCAGGGAGCGGGCCTGATCCAGGTGGTCGGCGAGGCCGGGGCCGAGCGCCGCGGACCCAACGCCCGGCTCTACGGGATCGTCGCCGACCGAGCCCACCTGGCCGCCCTGGACGTACGCACCGACAGCGTCGCCGTGGTCGTCGCCGACCTCCTGGGCGTGACACTGGCCGAGGCCACTCTGCCGATCGGCAGCGAGACCGCCACCGACGACGCCGTCGAACGGGCCGTGGCCCTGGTGGAACGCACCGCGAAACGGGCGGGCACCGCGCCGCTGCACAGCGTCGGCATCGGCGCCCCCGGCCTGATCGACCCGGTCACCGGGGAACTCCGCGACACCACCGGACTGCCGGCCTGGCACCGCACCCTGGTCCGGGCGCTCCAGCAGCGGCTGCCCGCGACCGTGCTCGTCGAGAACGAGACCAATCTCGCCGCCGTCGCCGAACACCGCGTCGGAGCGGCCCGCGACCACGACACCTTCGTCCTGCTGTGGCTCGGGCACGGCGTCGGGGCGGCCGTCATGCTGGACGGGAAGCTGCGCCGCGGAGCCTCCGGCGGCGCGGGCGAGATCGGCTTCCTGCCGGTCCCCGGCACCAGGGGCATCCCCTCGGCCGTCAACTGCGACGGCGGTTTTCACTCCCTGGTGGGCTCGGTGTCGCTCTGCGAACTGGCTGCCGCCCACGGCATCGCCGCCCCGGCCGGCGGACAGGAGCCGGGCGCGGCGGCGGCCGTGCGCTCGGCCCTCGCGGGGACGGGCGACAGCGAGGCGTTCCTCGACACCCTCGCCGACCGGCTGGCCCTGGGCGCGGCAGCCGTCGTCTCGGTCCTGGACCCGGGGTGTGTGCTGCTGTCGGGCGAGGTCGGCCGTGCGGGCGGGGACGCCCTGGCCGCAAGGGTCGAGGAACGGCTGGCCATGATGTCCCCGCTGCGCACCGAGGTCAGGGCCGGTCTGCTCGGCGGCACGGCGGTGCTGCGCGGCGCGCTGCTGGCCGCCCGCGAGGCGGCTCAGGACGCGCTGTTCACCCCGGCACTCTGA